Proteins from a genomic interval of Dermacentor variabilis isolate Ectoservices chromosome 8, ASM5094787v1, whole genome shotgun sequence:
- the LOC142590236 gene encoding uncharacterized protein LOC142590236, which produces MRRRRNLQLLGWLLLAAVATLALLGAPPWPSGGDYSSTGSAPPAELTRHPFWTYDPALREPRDSRQLCSLPVVHPLHPSVWPHLKRTVPIHCKVRQPWLTFVDVRGSLRFNHSSGYKLSSLRCSYTPAERDGDDRVKYGDAVPFTRDGTPLAHDVVYVSCRNYFEIPIYSNVHAVLRIPKTEHPRDSHGGKPASPPPLSDTQDRPSVLVFGLDSISRLSMMRLLPKTYTFLTDVLGSVVFRGMNKVGDNTFPNLVALLTGMEAYTQLKHPGPKGETFDDVQFIWDDFKRDGYLTLFAEDFPEYGVFNYLARGFRDPPTDFYFRPYCLAMESSFLMRTSSNLCYGNVPKHKLQIDYVRRFIEANNGSQPYFAFSFLVEISHEYMQQVAAADEDIVQFLTELRDRGHLDNTFLFFLSDHGHRFDSIRETFVGRLEERLPFFAVRPPSRWSRLKQALPTSHGSPARDSALADNSLAESATAKSLLGALQSNAGRLTTPYDTYETFRDILFLGRDGRFADKPASDFGVSLFREIPLSRTCDLARVPEQYCSCDAEEPVELSSKIVEKAALALVDKVNSLLEAGLGNISSRCAHLSIRRIQDAREVFSSVRSSSSSSPSSSSSYPTNVAGRASTDVGRRSVGVRRLRVTVVVRPSDAMLEGLLLVREDQRPVVFDDVSRINKYGRQSSCIEHQTLRKYCYCNQNE; this is translated from the exons ATGCGGCGCCGCCGGAACCTCCAGTTGCTCGGCTGGCTCCTGCTGGCCGCGGTGGCGACGCTCGCGCTGCTGGGCGCTCCACCGTGGCCCTCCGGCGGAGACTACTCGTCCACGGGTTCGGCGCCGCCCGCGGAGCTGACCCGTCACCCGTTCTGGACGTACGACCCGGCCCTGCGGGAGCCCCGCGACTCCCGCCAGCTGTGCTCGCTGCCCGTGGTGCACCCGCTCCACCCCAGCGTGTGGCCGCACCTCAAGCGCACCGTGCCCATACATTGCAAG GTGCGGCAACCGTGGCTGACATTCGTCGACGTCCGAGGAAGCCTGCGTTTCAACCACAGCTCCGGGTACAAGCTCAGTTCCCTGCGCTGCTCGTACACCCCTGCCGAACGGGACGGAGACGACCGAGTCAAATACGGAGACGCCGTGCCGTTCACTCGCGACGGCACGCCCCTCGCGCACGACGTGGTCTACGTTTCGTGCCGGAACTACTTCGAGATACCCATCTACTCCAACGTCCACGCAGTGCTGCGCATTCCAAAGACGGAGCACCCGCGGGACTCCCATGGTGGGAAACCAGCATCGCCGCCACCCCTGTCCGACACGCAGGATCGTCCGAGTGTCCTAGTGTTTGGTCTCGACTCGATCTCGAGGCTGTCGATGATGCGACTACTGCCAAAGACTTACACGTTCCTCACCGATGTTCTGGGCTCGGTCGTCTTTCGGGGAATGAACAAGGTCGGTGACAACACCTTTCCCAACCTGGTCGCGCTGTTGACCGGCATGGAGGCCTACACGCAGCTGAAGCATCCGGGCCCGAAGGGCGAAACCTTCGACGACGTCCAGTTTATCTGGGACGACTTCAAACGCGACGGATACCTGACGCTCTTCGCCGAAGATTTTCCCGAGTATGGAGTCTTCAACTACCTTGCGCGCGGTTTCAGGGACCCGCCGACCGATTTTTATTTTCGTCCCTACTGCCTCGCCATGGAGAGCTCGTTCCTGATGAGGACCAGCTCGAACCTGTGCTACGGCAACGTTCCCAAGCACAAGCTCCAGATAGACTACGTCCGGCGGTTCATCGAAGCCAACAACGGCTCGCAGCCCTACTTCGCTTTCTCGTTCCTGGTCGAGATAAGCCACGAGTACATGCAGCAGGTGGCCGCGGCCGACGAAGACATCGTGCAGTTTCTTACCGAGCTCCGGGATCGCGGCCATCTTGACAACACGTTCCTCTTCTTCCTCTCCGACCACGGGCACAGGTTCGACTCGATCCGCGAGACCTTCGTGGGCAGGCTCGAGGAACGGCTGCCTTTCTTCGCCGTCAGACCGCCTTCCAGGTGGTCACGGCTCAAGCAGGCTTTGCCGACCAGCCACGGCAGTCCCGCCAGGGACTCCGCTTTGGCGGACAATTCGCTCGCCGAGTCCGCAACGGCGAAATCTCTGCTCGGTGCGCTGCAGTCGAACGCCGGTCGACTAACGACTCCTTACGACACCTACGAGACCTTCAGGGACATCCTGTTTCTGGGCCGCGACGGGCGTTTCGCCGACAAACCCGCGTCCGACTTCGGCGTCAGCCTGTTTCGCGAGATCCCGCTTAGCCGAACGTGCGACTTGGCCCGGGTTCCGGAGCAGTACTGTTCGTGCGACGCCGAGGAGCCGGTGGAACTGTCCAGCAAGATCGTCGAGAAGGCGGCGCTGGCGCTCGTCGACAAGGTCAACAGCCTGCTCGAAGCGGGCCTCGGGAACATTTCGTCCCGGTGCGCGCACCTCTCGATACGCAGGATTCAGGACGCTCGAGAGGTGTTCAGCAGCGTCCGAAGCTCGTCCTCCTCGTCACCGTCCTCGAGCTCTTCGTACCCGACCAACGTGGCGGGCCGCGCATCCACCGACGTCGGCCGTCGTTCTGTGGGCGTGCGCAGGCTGCGCGTGACGGTAGTCGTGCGACCCAGCGACGCCATGTTGGAGGGCCTGCTCCTCGTGCGGGAGGACCAGCGGCCCGTCGTCTTCGACGACGTCAGCCGCATCAACAAGTACGGCCGTCAGTCGTCTTGCATCGAGCACCAGACGCTGAGGAAGTACTGCTACTGCAACCAAAATGAATAG